The following are from one region of the Tistrella mobilis genome:
- a CDS encoding flagellar basal body-associated FliL family protein gives MADEAVGMDGEGEGKKKGGKKLILFILLPLLLIGGGGAAAFLTGMIGGGGEEAAHAEGDAAGHGAAAAAGGGHGAAPAGQQARDPLTAVYYDLPEMLVNLNTGGKRVSFLKLKVSLELQKQEDTPLVEKVLPRIIDSFQVYLREMRVEDLSGSAGIYRLREELLDRVNVAARPVVVNDVLFREMLVQ, from the coding sequence ATGGCTGACGAGGCAGTCGGTATGGACGGCGAGGGCGAGGGGAAGAAGAAGGGCGGCAAGAAGCTGATCCTCTTCATCCTGCTCCCCCTTCTGCTGATCGGCGGTGGCGGAGCCGCTGCCTTCCTGACCGGCATGATAGGTGGCGGCGGCGAGGAAGCGGCCCATGCGGAGGGCGATGCGGCCGGGCACGGCGCTGCGGCCGCCGCCGGCGGCGGCCATGGCGCGGCCCCGGCCGGCCAGCAGGCCCGCGATCCGCTGACCGCGGTGTATTACGATCTCCCTGAAATGCTGGTGAACCTGAACACCGGCGGCAAACGTGTGAGTTTCCTTAAGCTGAAGGTTTCCCTCGAACTCCAGAAGCAGGAAGATACGCCCCTGGTCGAAAAAGTGCTGCCGCGCATCATCGACAGCTTTCAGGTCTATCTGCGCGAAATGCGCGTCGAGGATCTGAGCGGGTCTGCCGGCATCTACCGCCTCCGCGAGGAGCTGCTCGACCGGGTGAACGTGGCGGCCCGGCCCGTCGTGGTGAACGACGTGCTGTTCCGCGAGATGCTCGTCCAGTAG